Proteins encoded by one window of Corythoichthys intestinalis isolate RoL2023-P3 chromosome 20, ASM3026506v1, whole genome shotgun sequence:
- the zcchc2 gene encoding zinc finger CCHC domain-containing protein 2, giving the protein MPKMKLRMNVSEEGGDETTEEDVLDPSERQHMPRVVSPTSMSNRLEHSPRAHVYPAQLDKETVFEWFGLHLNPAKRIEFMCGLMHMCQPLELRFLGSYLEDLARKDYHVLRDFEFRANNPHELGVLTDLIDPVVRSKLLVCLSLLGSDSRECAGILFRILSHVDSSLFYKKYDYSLPLFRDPHHHSFHTDGNACKQTCGVSSNEIPAGPLDQLALLFSMASLHPAFHFHQRESLRTHLDKIELAIEEERRHFHRIAQTTELPGQKVEYPPSSSLGLGESADPHLPCQSRRSKRNVLQREAVHIETIVLKCISLTRIDKEYNFEVKWSDSSSSNVTKTHLELENFLFKLPKDQCTESFAKSLLRLLSQGGHYDSREGEKSLREKFLAAPPVFRQTRKVCSFFNCDSSYSTKPSSCRCNCQLGKNLQGECSDASSQDEDIESYSQGHKKKHGVKSASQSLSSAKAPQGESRRGPHVSELGGPVERRKRGFNLRNVAEPEQDTEKRSHPGAKTKGRVLPADRETEKGSSHVTNGNMIPAHLPQKKGLVAATCSGPDTLGETSSESYSSPSSPQHRGAESLDSEDDHNKDTDSHSDDFCKVPGPGMCFAHQTDANVVENPMSIHSLSPNNHTAQIDFNSPENSIPFSPLFPLSFMHPLPDVLPNGACEPPLAVPPPANQSILPDGKPPSGPLMMPMPPGVPVMPTPVEAEKRDIMPTFGISSLGFQPGAQPQIQRFKTALPHSQSAHDGLSESTSTPLTRSLPLGEASHGKHPGLNLPSALPSPFAPAAPGHGQTGVAPAAPTHSPCPAPSPSPALAHSTALSDCLSYSNAGASCGSGCDNPIALQQTPPQQVPSQQSPAAPQQQQQHLLGCGTCGCHNNCGGRGGGGNGTSGCQAPLFFPNHQMAAAVRQVFSVPPPLFHLTSLWINSYLTQGQPPHQANGAAALPAFYPTAPHPGHPSAYGPLHSHSQSHTDVPSHMLSTQVVAAAASYNFQQHMTPAASFQRIYQQVYPNPLQAATLGGGGVNKKNGSVSCSNCGVSGHYAQECNQPSIDSTQQGGFRLKYTASHVAEALDGAD; this is encoded by the exons ATGCCGAAGATGAAACTACGGATGAATGTGAGCGAGGAAGGTGGCGACGAAACGACAGAAGAAGATGTATTGGATCCGTCGGAGCGCCAACATATGCCCAGGGTGGTCTCTCCCACTTCGATGTCCAACAGGCTGGAGCATTCGCCCAGAGCTCATGTATATCCAGCTCAGCTGGACAAGGAGACAGTTTTTGAGTGGTTTGGCCTACATCTAAACCCTGCCAAGCGAATCGAGTTCATGTGCGGGCTGATGCATATGTGCCAACCCCTGGAGCTTCGCTTTTTGGGATCTTACTTGGAGGATCTCGCCAGGAAAGATTATCATGTTTTACGGGACTTTGAGTTTCGTGCAAATAATCCACACGAGTTGGGGGTTTTAACGGACTTAATCGACCCGGTGGTGAGGTCCAAACTACTGGTATGTCTATCCCTCCTCGGATCTGACAGCAGGGAGTGCGCTGGGATACTCTTTCGCATACTGAGCCATGTAGATTCGTCCCTGTTCTACAAAAAATACGACTACTCCCTTCCTTTATTCAGGGACCCCCACCACCACTCGTTCCATACGGATGGAAATGCTTGCAAACAAACATGCGGGGTCTCTAGCAACGAGATCCCCGCAGGACCTTTGGACCAGTTAGCGCTGCTTTTCAGTATGGCCTCTTTACACCCAGCTTTTCATTTTCACCAGCGGGAGTCTCTTCGGACACATCTTGATAAAATTGAGCTCGCAATAGAAGAGGAAAGACGTCATTTTCATCGAATTGCACAAACAACT GAGCTGCCTGGCCAGAAGGTTGAATATCCACCATCTTCATCTCTAGGTTTAGGGGAATCTGCAGACCCTCATCTACCTTGTCAGAGTCGCCGCTCCAAACGCAATGTGTTACAAAGAGAAG CGGTGCATATAGAGACAATAGTGCTCAAGTGTATCTCTCTAACCAGGATAGACAAGGAATACAACTTTGAG GTGAAGTGGTCAGACTCCTCTTCTAGTAATGTGACCAAAACCCATCTAGAACTGgaaaattttctttttaag CTTCCTAAAGATCAGTGCACTGAATCATTTGCGAAGAGCCTCCTGAGACTTTTGAGCCAGGGTGGCCACTATGACAGCAGAGAGGGCGAGAAAAGCCTCAG GGAAAAGTTCCTTGCTGCTCCTCCAGTTTTCAGACAGACCAGGAAAGTATGCAGCTTCTTCAATTGTGACTCCAGTTACTCTACAAAACCATCAAGTTGCCGTT GTAACTGTCAGCTAGGGAAAAACTTACAAGGCGAGTGCTCTGATGCTTCTAGTCAGGACGAAG ACATAGAATCTTACAGCCAGGGGCACAAAAAAAAGCACGGGGTGAAGAGTGCAAGTCAAAG TCTGTCGAGTGCCAAAGCCCCGCAGGGAGAGAGTCGAAGGGGGCCTCATGTCTCTGAACTCGGTGGTCCAGTAGAAAGGAGGAAGAGAGGCTTCAACCTGAGAAACGTGGCAGAGCCTGAACAG GACACAGAGAAGAGAAGCCACCCAGGAGCCAAAACCAAGGGCAGAGTCCTGCCAGCAGACAG AGAGACCGAGAAGGGATCTTCACATGTGACCAATGGTAATATGATACCAGCTCATTTGCCTCAGAAGAAAG GTTTGGTAGCTGCTACATGTTCTGGTCCAGACACTTTAGGTGAAACGTCATCAGAGAGTTACAGTTCTCCATCAAGTCCTCAACATAGAGGAGCAGAGAGTCTGGATAGTGAGGATGATCATaataaag ATACTGACAGCCACTCGGATGACTTCTGCAAAGTACCAGGACCTGGCATGTGTTTCGCCCATCAAACTGATGCAAATGTCGTGGAAAACCCCATGTCTATCCACTCTTTGTCCCCCAACAACCACACAGCTCAGATAGACTTTAACAGCCCAGAGAACAGCATACCATTCTCTCCTCTCTTTCCTCTTTCCTTCATGCATCCTCTGCCTGACGTGCTCCCTAATGGCGCGTGTGAGCCTCCACTTGCTGTGCCTCCGCCTGCCAACCAAAGCATTCTCCCGGACGGAAAGCCACCTTCTGGTCCGCTGATGATGCCCATGCCTCCGGGGGTTCCAGTTATGCCAACACCTGTGGAAGCTGAAAAAAGGGACATTATGCCAACTTTTGGTATTTCTTCTTTGGGCTTCCAGCCTGGTGCGCAGCCTCAGATCCAGAGGTTTAAAACAGCTTTGCCCCATAGCCAAAGTGCTCATGATGGCTTATCAGAGAGCACTTCAACTCCTCTGACAAGGTCACTGCCACTTGGAGAAGCTTCACATGGCAAGCATCCTGGTCTGAACTTACCGTCTGCTTTGCCGTCGCCCTTCGCACCTGCAGCTCCTGGACACGGGCAAACAGGCGTAGCACCGGCTGCACCCACGCACAGTCCATGCCCCGCTCCCAGTCCCAGCCCAGCACTTGCTCACAGCACAGCACTTAGTGACTGTCTATCTTACAGCAACGCCGGTGCTTCCTGTGGAAGTGGCTGCGACAATCCTATCGCTCTTCAACAAACCCCGCCGCAACAAGTGCCCTCCCAGCAGTCCCCAGCAGCAccacaacagcagcagcagcacctGCTCGGCTGCGGGACTTGCGGCTGCCACAACAACTGCGGAGGTCGAGGAGGCGGCGGGAACGGCACGAGTGGCTGCCAAGCGCCGCTCTTCTTCCCCAACCACCAAATGGCGGCGGCCGTGCGGCAAGTCTTCAGCGTCCCGCCTCCTCTCTTCCATCTCACGAGCCTGTGGATCAACAGCTACCTCACCCAGGGCCAGCCGCCCCACCAGGCCAACGGGGCCGCCGCCCTGCCCGCCTTCTACCCCACCGCTCCGCATCCCGGGCACCCTTCGGCCTACGGCCCCCTCCACtcgcattctcaaagtcacaccgaCGTGCCATCGCACATGCTGAGCACGCAGGTGGTAGCGGCGGCGGCGAGCTACAACTTCCAGCAGCATATGACGCCGGCCGCGTCCTTCCAACGCATTTACCAGCAGGTCTATCCCAATCCACTTCAAGCCGCTACCCTGGGGGGCGGTGGAGTCAATAAGAAAAACGGAAGCGTGTCCTGCTCCAACTGCGGCGTGAGCGGGCACTACGCTCAGGAGTGCAATCAGCCCTCCATAGACTCCACACAGCAAG GTGGCTTCCGGTTAAAGTACACAGCTTCACATGTTGCCGAGGCACTCGACGGCGCTGACTAA
- the LOC130908588 gene encoding leucine-rich repeat-containing protein 19-like, translating to MDYPQFLHLLRLVTLVAVLTKNSYAVDVEDVQVHNLTDSFLKVIPTCRSNSSLSSLVIERNQITLSDEDRKSLASYSGLVELHLDDNYVTNIPSRYLSIVPHLKVLSLSRNKISSIQPESLYGLHDLTVLNLSHNLLTSLPAQLFSNLNNLQVVDLQDNPWNCSCQLLRRIEGIKAVMTGGPNTKCASPEQQAGMNLSEAITKCNPKSTPSSTMPSQNPLRHTTGYTQQPQLPATLPKTMQTTNPNNYEQKHASGNTWIFAACVAALALTTSILIVCAIKGPAWYRLFHNYRHKRLQQEENQEGSTTSSIYSETGRYMNQLTFTFEHHRAEREEDVQYFEDPYIKPEV from the exons ATGGACTACCCGCAATTTCTCCATCTGCTGCGGTTAGTGACTCTTGTCGCAGTATTAACTAAGAATAGCTATGCTGTTGACGTAGAAGATGTACAA GTTCACAACTTAACTGACAGTTTTCTGAAGGTGATCCCTACTTGCAGAAGCAACTCGTCTCTTTCTAGTCTTGTGATTGAGAGGAATCAGATTACCCTGTCAGACGAAGACAGAAAATCTCTGGCCAGTTATTCCGGACTGGTGGAGCTCCATCTGGATGATAACTATGTAACCAATATACCATCTCGTTACTTGTCTATTGTGCCCCATCTCAAGGTGCTTTCATTATCCAGGAACAAAATCAGCAG tatacaGCCTGAGTCGCTGTATGGCCTCCATGACCTCACAGTGCTTAACCTGTCACACAACCTGCTGACAAGTCTTCCAGCGCAGCTATTCAGCAATCTTAATAATCTACAG GTGGTAGACCTACAAGACAACCCATGGAATTGTTCCTGCCAATTGCTGAGAAGGATTGAAGGGATAAAAGCAGTCATGACTG GAGGTCCAAATACTAAATGTGCTTCACCAGAGCAACAAGCTGGAATGAATCTTTCTGAGGCTATCACTAAGTGCAATCCAAAATCCACACCTTCCTCAACCATGCCCTCTCAAAACCCACTACGTCACACAACAGGGTACACTCAACAACCACAGTTGCCAGCCACTTTGCCCAAAACGATGCAAACCACCAACCCAAACAACTATG AACAAAAGCATGCGTCTGGAAACACTTGGATTTTCGCAGCGTGTGTTGCGGCCTTGGCACTGACTACATCCATTCTCATCGTGTGTGCCATCAAAGGCCCCGCCTGGTACAGGCTTTTCCACAACTATAGACATAAACGATTACAGCAAGAGGAAAACCAAGAAGGCAGCACAACCTCGAGCATCTACTCAGAGACGGGGAGGTACATGAACCAACTGACGTTCACTTTTGAGCACCATAGAGCTGAGAGGGAAGAGGATGTGCAGTACTTTGAGGACCCATACATCAAACCAGAGGTGTAG